ATGACATTTTGGGAGCATCCGTACGCTTTAAACGTCATGTCTCGACCAGATCTCATTCCTAAAGGAACCAGAGTTGTAAACAATATACAAATTGGTCGTGCATTAACTGGTGAAATTCCTCTAGACCCCCCTCTTAAATCGATGATGTGTTGGAATACGAATCCTGTAACCCAGGCCCCTGAAGGCGATAAAATTATTGAAGGCCTCTTACGTGAGGACTTATTTTTGGTTTCAGCAGAAAATTTTATGTCTGACACGGCTGCTTATGCAGATATCGTTTTGCCTGCAGCGATGGGAGCGGAAATGGAAGATATTATATTGTCATGGGGACATAACTACTGCGTTCATAACACAAAATGTATTGATCCACCCGGAGAAGCGGTATCTAACAGTGAAATTTTTAGGCGATTGGCTGCTGGAATGGGATTCGAGGAAGAGCAATTTAAATGGTCTGATTCGGAATGTTTAGAGAACTTTATTGAATGGGACTCTCCTAAATGTGATGGCTTTGATCTTGAATACCTCCGTAAGCATGGTTTTCATCGTTACAATCTTGGTCCTGTTGATACTCGAGCGCCACATAAAGAAGGAAATTTTCCAACGCCATCAGGAAAATGTGAATTTTTCTCGGAAACTGCAGCTAATGGTAATTTTGTGATAGAGCCATTTCGTCAGATGTATACAGAATTTCAACCAGGAAATGCTGAACCACTTGATTCTCTTCCCGATTACCTTCCTTCAAAAGAAACCCATGAAGCGAATCCAGAGTTAGCGAGTAAATATCCTCTAAATATTATTGCTCCTAAAAGCCATGGTTTTTTAAATTCTAGCTATGCCAATATGAAGCATAAAATCAGAGGGCAGGGCGAACAATTTATTCTTATTAGTAATGAAGATGCTAATGATCGGAACATTGCTAATGGAGATATGGTTCGGATTTTCAATGATCGAGGGGCATTGGAAGCAAAAGCGAAGGTAAGTGTGGATGTCAATCAAGGGTTAATCATTACAACCTTAGGTTATTGGCGTCAATTAAATAAAGGCACCTGTAATGTAATTGCTACGGCAGAGTTTTCTGATATGGGACATGCACCTAGATTTTTTGACACTTTAGTTCAAGTGGAAGCCGTTGGATAAGCAGCCGGTGGCTAACGTCTATTAGTATAGTAAAAAACAATACAGTAAAAGACTCTACTGTATTGCCAACTATCGAAAGTCTTATCGGGCATTTTTTGATGCTAGCTAAAAGGTGTTTTATGAGGAATTAGTTGATTTATAAGCTGTTTATCCGATCGGTACCAACCAATATAAATAGATTGGTACTACATATGAACTGCTCAATTGCCTAAATTTATTACCAGCTTTGTTAGAGCTTATTTAATTAATCAACTTTTCCGGATGTAAACCCGTAAATAAAAAAATCTACACTGATCTATGTATCAGTATTAAAAAGGAAAACAAAATGACTGTAAAAGTTCTTAAGGATGTTATTGGTACAGATCTTCCATTGTTGGATATACCAGGAATTAAAGCATATTTAACCGATGTTACTGCTTCTGATAATACTACAAGCCCAATAGCTGCCGGTATGTTCCGTTTGGATAAAAGTAATCCTTTAGATTTCACATATAAATATGATGAGATGAAAATTGTGTTAGAGGGAGAGGTTACTGTTGAAGATGAACAAGGTACTTCACATGAGTTAGTTGCAGGGGATTTAATTCAGTTCTCTAAAGGCGCTAAAGTCATTTTCAGTACACCATCATCAGGTTTAATGTTTTATGTCGCACAGAGAAAATTTGGCGAACTATAAGAATAAGTTTAGTAAATAAAGAGAGGGAAATCTAATGCCGTATGTTGTCACTGATAATTGTAATGCTTGTCGTTTTACCGAATGTGTTTCGTCTTGTCCGGTATCTTGCTTTCATTTTGATGAAAAAATGTTGTATATCAACCCTGATGTATGCATTGAATGTGGCGCTTGTGAAACCGCCTGTCCTGTGCAGGCGATACATGATGTTGCGACACTACCCGATGAGCTGGAAGAATGGATAGATATTAATGAGGAACGCTCTCAAATTTTACCCGTCATTTCTGAAGCACAAGCACCGTTATCAACGGCAGAACACAGAAAAAGTGAATTAGGATTTTAATTAAACCTTATAATCGTCCTCCAGATATTGGAGGAACGACTTTAGAAAAAGGATTGCAAGTCATGTCATCAAGGTTAAAAATAGCAATCATTGGAAGTGGCCCAAGTGGATTCTACGCTGCAGAGGCTTTGTTAAAGTCCAGTTTCCCAATAGATGTAGATATGTTTGATCGTTTACCAACGCCTTTTGGTTTGGTTAGAAGTGGTGTGGCACCAGATCACCCTAAACTAAAACAAGTTATCAAGGTATTCGAAAAAATTGCAGCTAACCCTGCATTTCAATTTTTTGGAAACATTCATATCGGAAATGATATTTCTGTTGAATCGCTAAAACAGTCTTATCACGCGATAATTTTTGCTATTGGTGCAGAAACGGATCGAGCACTGGATATACCAGGTGAAAACCTGAAAGGTAGTTATACCGCAACTGAATTTGTTGGGTGGTATAACGGGCACCCTGCACATCAACATCACCAGTTTGATTTGAGCCATGAAAAGTGTGTCATTATTGGGCAAGGAAATGTCACTGCGGATGTATGTCGTATACTTGCTAAAGATGTGGATGAATTAGCAAAAACGGATATAACTCAGAATGCGATTGACGTTCTATCTAAGAGTAAAATTAAAGAGATTCATATAGTTGGTAGGCGAGGCCCTGCACAAACAAAGTTTTCAAACAAAGAGTTGAGAGAATTAAGCGAACTGGAAAGGTGTGAAATTGTTATTGATCCTGTTGATTTGCAACTAAATCAGGAGAGTGAGCAA
Above is a genomic segment from Psychromonas sp. L1A2 containing:
- a CDS encoding molybdopterin-containing oxidoreductase family protein; its protein translation is MTKLKEEFYGACPHDCPDSCSMVYEVEDGNLLGVRGNENSPYTRGGLCVKVKDFEKRHYHPDRLQYPLRRVGPKGTKQFERISWDEAISEITSRWKSIIDEYGAEAIIPYSYLGHQGVVNGLNGGDPFFNKLGATVCERTFCGEGSATAWALTNGPTNGLDPESFQYAKYIVIWGCNSVSTNLHAWHFVVKAQQQGAKVIVIDPYRSRTAKQADWHIRIKPGTDGALAMAMMNVIIDEGLQDQDYVDNHTVGFDKLAERAKQRTPEWAAEITGLSVDEIRTFAREYATVSPAAIRIGVAVEKNWGGGQAIRAISCLPSLVGAWRKAGGGMYQMTFWEHPYALNVMSRPDLIPKGTRVVNNIQIGRALTGEIPLDPPLKSMMCWNTNPVTQAPEGDKIIEGLLREDLFLVSAENFMSDTAAYADIVLPAAMGAEMEDIILSWGHNYCVHNTKCIDPPGEAVSNSEIFRRLAAGMGFEEEQFKWSDSECLENFIEWDSPKCDGFDLEYLRKHGFHRYNLGPVDTRAPHKEGNFPTPSGKCEFFSETAANGNFVIEPFRQMYTEFQPGNAEPLDSLPDYLPSKETHEANPELASKYPLNIIAPKSHGFLNSSYANMKHKIRGQGEQFILISNEDANDRNIANGDMVRIFNDRGALEAKAKVSVDVNQGLIITTLGYWRQLNKGTCNVIATAEFSDMGHAPRFFDTLVQVEAVG
- a CDS encoding cupin domain-containing protein — translated: MTVKVLKDVIGTDLPLLDIPGIKAYLTDVTASDNTTSPIAAGMFRLDKSNPLDFTYKYDEMKIVLEGEVTVEDEQGTSHELVAGDLIQFSKGAKVIFSTPSSGLMFYVAQRKFGEL
- a CDS encoding 4Fe-4S dicluster domain-containing protein, encoding MPYVVTDNCNACRFTECVSSCPVSCFHFDEKMLYINPDVCIECGACETACPVQAIHDVATLPDELEEWIDINEERSQILPVISEAQAPLSTAEHRKSELGF
- a CDS encoding FAD-dependent oxidoreductase, whose amino-acid sequence is MSSRLKIAIIGSGPSGFYAAEALLKSSFPIDVDMFDRLPTPFGLVRSGVAPDHPKLKQVIKVFEKIAANPAFQFFGNIHIGNDISVESLKQSYHAIIFAIGAETDRALDIPGENLKGSYTATEFVGWYNGHPAHQHHQFDLSHEKCVIIGQGNVTADVCRILAKDVDELAKTDITQNAIDVLSKSKIKEIHIVGRRGPAQTKFSNKELRELSELERCEIVIDPVDLQLNQESEQELADKSNKNSVLNIKLFHQLSINKVKEKNKQCYFHFLKSPIEILGDKAVTGLKLAQNKLSGQPFNQIANVSEHNENLECGLVFRSVGYKGVSLPGVPFDKKKAIIPNINGRVVNEDEQHLDGLYVTGWIKRGPSGIIGTNRADSIETISSLLDDLPALIIKKDSLTDVELSLREIKEKGGHIISYADWSKIDKLEVQKGFSKEKPREKITNISELLQVANMK